The proteins below are encoded in one region of Pelecanus crispus isolate bPelCri1 chromosome 4, bPelCri1.pri, whole genome shotgun sequence:
- the TMEM128 gene encoding transmembrane protein 128 has product MEAGGGGGGPFPRLRRPLRRGAEPRDPLLPQPPFGGGGTAEESTAVEKKRKPLTRLNIHSAFWILASIAVTYYFDFFKTVKETMQADSWWFVSGSCLLAACLSVAFYCILYLEWYCGIEDYDAQYPALIPITTATFIAAAICFNIALWPVWSFMTPLLLFIQFMGVVMLVSLLG; this is encoded by the exons ATGgaggccggcggcggcggcgggggcccgtTCCCGAGGCTCAGGCGCCCTTTGCGGCGCGGGGCAGAGCCCCGCGACCCGCTGCTGCCGCAACCGCCTTTCGGGGGCGGCGGGACGGCCG AAGAGTCTACAGCTGTAGAGAAGAAGAGGAAGCCTCTTACCAGACTGAATATTCATTCTGCATTCTGGATTTTGGCATCAATTGCTGTGACATactactttgatttttttaaaactgttaaagAAACGATGCAAGCAGATAG TTGGTGGTTTGTCTCTGGCAGTTGTTTATTGGCTGCATGTTTATCTGTTGCCTTTTACTGCATACTGTATCTTGAGTGGTATTGTGGAATTGAGGACTACGATGCACAGTATCCAGCACTGATACCTATCACAACAGCTACCTTTATTGCAGCAGCAATTTG TTTCAACATTGCTTTGTGGCCTGTCTGGTCGTTTATGACACCTTTGTTGCTCTTCATTCAGTTTATGGGTGTTGTGATGCTTGTGTCACTCCTGGGATAA